Proteins co-encoded in one Haloarcula pelagica genomic window:
- a CDS encoding sulfatase, with protein sequence MSGVETAPNVLLVVLDSVRAHNCSLYGHRRPTTPFLESLAAESTVYTQARAPSNWSLPSHVSLFTGLEAHEHRVTVHDRLLPGNTVFETLAAEGYDTGLFTENGFVASHKVGLKDAFQTVETVPDSCPGGYDTTALNPGPDGFYYADSFDSWVTDRDGPWAACVNFMDAHRPFEPRAAFDRWGDDEARALQRDLPTRWEWAFHGGDRPYWQLNGLEALYDGGIRQADALVERLLGRLRDDGVLDETLVVICGDHGDGFGRPGLLPDEPPAVSHIVPMHETLLYVPLVVRPPGGGDGRRCHRPAALTAFPSVVESALDGEPIVDGFARDRVLTTKQPVTADLRERFEDACVDPSQFLAPSRAVYRPDPDDERAVRKRYYWGETAAECRIHGPGAVSRSERIEPHRVDEAFTEAQPGVREPLEGRQASDATKEQLAALGYY encoded by the coding sequence ATGTCTGGCGTCGAGACGGCACCGAACGTCTTGCTCGTGGTGTTGGACTCCGTTCGAGCACACAACTGCTCGCTGTACGGCCACCGACGGCCGACCACACCGTTTCTGGAGTCGCTGGCCGCGGAGTCGACGGTGTACACCCAGGCCCGCGCGCCGTCGAACTGGAGTCTGCCGAGCCACGTCTCCCTCTTTACGGGACTGGAGGCCCACGAACACAGGGTGACGGTCCACGACCGCTTGCTCCCGGGGAACACGGTGTTCGAGACGCTCGCTGCCGAGGGGTACGACACCGGCCTGTTCACGGAGAACGGGTTCGTCGCGAGCCACAAGGTCGGCCTCAAAGACGCCTTCCAGACGGTGGAGACGGTCCCCGACTCCTGTCCCGGGGGCTACGACACGACGGCGCTGAACCCCGGCCCCGACGGGTTCTACTACGCCGATAGCTTCGACTCGTGGGTCACCGACCGGGACGGCCCCTGGGCCGCCTGTGTCAACTTCATGGACGCCCACCGGCCGTTCGAACCCCGGGCGGCGTTCGACCGCTGGGGCGACGACGAGGCCAGGGCGCTCCAGCGGGACCTCCCGACGCGCTGGGAGTGGGCGTTCCACGGCGGCGACAGACCGTACTGGCAACTGAACGGACTCGAAGCCCTCTACGACGGGGGGATCCGACAGGCCGACGCTCTCGTCGAGCGACTGCTCGGCCGCCTCCGCGACGACGGCGTGCTCGACGAGACGCTCGTCGTGATCTGTGGCGACCACGGCGACGGGTTCGGCCGCCCGGGCCTGCTCCCGGACGAACCGCCCGCCGTCTCGCACATCGTCCCGATGCACGAGACGCTGTTGTACGTCCCGCTCGTGGTCCGTCCGCCCGGTGGTGGCGACGGCCGGCGGTGTCACCGGCCCGCCGCGCTGACCGCGTTCCCGTCGGTCGTCGAGTCGGCCCTCGACGGGGAGCCGATCGTCGACGGATTCGCTCGTGACCGGGTTCTCACGACCAAACAGCCCGTGACGGCCGACCTTCGCGAGCGGTTCGAAGACGCCTGTGTGGACCCGTCGCAGTTCCTGGCCCCGAGTCGGGCCGTCTACCGTCCCGACCCGGACGACGAGCGTGCCGTTCGGAAACGGTACTACTGGGGGGAGACGGCCGCCGAGTGCCGCATCCACGGCCCCGGAGCAGTCTCGCGGAGCGAGCGGATCGAACCGCACCGGGTCGACGAGGCGTTCACCGAGGCACAGCCAGGGGTGCGTGAGCCACTGGAGGGCCGCCAGGCCAGCGACGCGACCAAGGAGCAACTGGCCGCGCTCGGCTACTACTGA
- a CDS encoding nucleoside deaminase, translating to MSAEFDEFDHDAHMATAFVRARVAAERGDRPFGSVLVRDDEVIMEASNRVVTEDDVRRHPELDLAKRARQELTAEERAETVMYTSTEPCPMCAGGIRHAGLGRVVYSVGGDEIGDFTDQEAPVRSAEILDGVTEVVGPHQNAVGRQIHEDYDW from the coding sequence ATGTCCGCCGAGTTCGACGAGTTCGACCACGACGCACACATGGCGACAGCCTTCGTCCGCGCCCGTGTCGCGGCCGAGCGCGGCGATCGCCCCTTCGGATCGGTTCTGGTCCGCGACGACGAGGTGATCATGGAGGCGTCGAACCGCGTCGTCACCGAGGACGACGTGCGCCGCCACCCCGAACTGGACCTCGCGAAACGCGCCCGCCAGGAGCTGACAGCCGAGGAACGCGCCGAGACGGTGATGTACACGAGTACCGAGCCGTGTCCGATGTGTGCCGGCGGGATCAGACACGCCGGCCTCGGGCGCGTCGTCTACAGCGTCGGCGGCGACGAGATCGGCGACTTCACCGACCAGGAGGCCCCTGTCCGCTCGGCGGAGATCTTAGACGGTGTCACCGAGGTCGTCGGGCCTCACCAGAACGCCGTCGGGCGTCAGATCCACGAGGACTACGACTGGTAG
- a CDS encoding DUF5658 family protein, which translates to MTGGTTDEESLFTFRRERRLTRSHAVLWAVILAATVADVLLTMTGLARGFEEGNVVVATLLAEFGLAGLWLVKFGAMVWLVGGWALLSDRNATVFLALFATVTLAVVVYNTALLLGV; encoded by the coding sequence ATGACAGGCGGGACCACAGACGAGGAGTCGCTGTTCACGTTCCGGCGGGAGCGGCGGCTGACCCGGTCCCACGCGGTCCTGTGGGCGGTGATCCTCGCCGCGACGGTCGCCGACGTGCTGTTGACGATGACGGGGCTGGCACGCGGCTTCGAGGAGGGCAACGTCGTCGTGGCGACGCTGCTCGCGGAGTTCGGACTCGCCGGCCTGTGGCTCGTGAAGTTCGGGGCAATGGTGTGGCTCGTCGGCGGGTGGGCGCTGCTCTCGGACCGGAACGCGACGGTCTTTCTGGCGCTGTTCGCGACCGTGACGCTGGCCGTCGTGGTGTACAACACCGCGTTACTGCTGGGCGTCTGA
- a CDS encoding DUF6653 family protein yields the protein MADTEPDRGVRQRLADAVWRRHANPLSGWSRVAVLPVLMYGIYARRPRLVVAALTFTVVNPVLFSPPADADAWMTRVVLGERMYYRHRDGRRPIDLLNYVNGPISAYAVYAAYRRQPLRTVVATALSMLTKFAFVAYVARYYDRNRERYPADVPAFDRRDSPSS from the coding sequence ATGGCCGATACAGAGCCCGACCGGGGCGTCCGCCAGCGGCTCGCGGACGCCGTCTGGCGACGGCACGCGAACCCGCTGAGCGGGTGGTCCCGCGTGGCCGTCCTCCCCGTCCTGATGTACGGAATCTACGCGCGCCGACCGCGACTCGTCGTTGCCGCCCTGACGTTTACGGTCGTCAATCCCGTCCTCTTCTCGCCGCCGGCCGACGCGGACGCCTGGATGACCCGGGTCGTCCTGGGCGAGCGGATGTACTACCGCCACCGCGACGGCCGTCGCCCGATCGACCTGCTCAACTACGTGAACGGACCGATCAGCGCCTACGCGGTGTACGCCGCCTACCGGCGCCAGCCGCTACGGACGGTCGTTGCCACGGCGCTGTCGATGCTGACGAAGTTCGCCTTCGTCGCGTACGTGGCGCGGTACTACGACCGGAACCGGGAGCGGTATCCCGCGGACGTTCCGGCGTTCGACCGGCGCGACTCACCGTCGTCCTGA
- a CDS encoding ABC transporter permease: MERPGFPRVIRQRLDRRALPALAAGTLLVLLVLFYYPISTVFVDSVFVEGRLTLSVFWTILSDPFYFGEPARLLTGDSPIAVARAALSPDRRLGIVGFTAYQAALSSVASVALGLPAAYLLARYDFPGRRLLRSLTILPFVLPSMLVAVGFVATFGRTGTLNAVLTALGLQRVELLFTLEAVIVAHAFYNAPLVARVTTAAWESVDASAVETARSLGAGPLRAFRDIVAPQLYPAVLMGGALTFVFTFSTFPIVLALGGYQLATVEVFVYRLVDEFEYAEAAALALLELGISLGLLYAYLRYEARNTVQRAGGQPLARKPLVPEQWSPRELLPRFGLAVYALVALAVFVGPIASMLLASVTGPNGLTLDHYRFLVERQATGAAFQVKPWDAVHNSVLFAAASLLIALPMGVVVAVLTTRDYRGRKLVDALAMAPLSVSGIVVGLGLLRGLVFGVEIGDARLAVGGALAIVGAHAVGGYPFVVRTVAPELDSLDQSLVESARALGAPRARTLVDIELPLVWPAVVAGAAFAVALSIGEFSATIVLATGTSQFTMPIAIERFIGRRLGPATAMGVVLLLVTSASFLVIDRLGGDDVGF; encoded by the coding sequence ATGGAACGACCGGGGTTCCCGCGGGTGATCCGCCAGCGCCTCGACCGACGGGCGCTGCCTGCGCTGGCCGCCGGGACCCTGCTCGTGTTGCTCGTGCTGTTTTACTACCCGATCTCGACAGTTTTCGTCGACAGCGTCTTCGTCGAGGGGCGACTGACGCTGTCGGTGTTCTGGACGATCCTCTCGGACCCGTTTTACTTCGGCGAGCCGGCGCGACTGTTGACCGGCGACTCGCCGATCGCGGTCGCTCGGGCCGCGCTCTCGCCGGATCGCCGGCTCGGTATCGTCGGCTTCACCGCCTACCAGGCCGCGCTCTCCTCGGTCGCGAGCGTCGCCCTGGGGTTGCCGGCGGCGTATCTGCTGGCCCGCTACGACTTTCCCGGGCGGCGGCTGCTGCGGTCGCTGACGATCCTCCCGTTCGTCCTGCCGTCGATGCTGGTCGCCGTCGGGTTCGTCGCCACGTTCGGGCGGACCGGAACGCTGAACGCGGTCCTGACCGCGCTGGGGCTCCAGCGGGTCGAGTTGCTGTTCACGCTAGAGGCGGTGATCGTCGCCCACGCCTTCTACAACGCGCCGCTGGTGGCCCGGGTGACCACGGCCGCCTGGGAGTCCGTCGACGCCAGCGCCGTCGAGACGGCGCGCAGCCTGGGTGCGGGGCCGCTGCGCGCGTTCCGCGATATCGTCGCGCCACAGCTGTATCCGGCGGTGCTGATGGGCGGGGCGCTGACGTTCGTGTTCACGTTCAGCACGTTCCCGATCGTCCTCGCGCTGGGCGGCTACCAGCTGGCGACCGTCGAGGTGTTCGTCTACCGCCTCGTCGACGAGTTCGAGTACGCCGAGGCGGCGGCTCTGGCGCTGCTCGAACTGGGAATCTCGCTGGGGCTGCTGTACGCCTACCTCCGGTACGAGGCGCGAAACACCGTCCAGCGAGCAGGCGGACAGCCACTCGCCCGGAAGCCGCTCGTCCCCGAGCAGTGGTCGCCGCGGGAACTGCTCCCCCGGTTCGGCCTGGCGGTCTACGCGCTGGTCGCGCTGGCCGTGTTCGTCGGCCCCATCGCGAGCATGCTCCTGGCGAGTGTCACCGGCCCGAACGGGCTGACGCTGGACCACTACCGGTTTCTCGTCGAGCGCCAGGCCACCGGCGCGGCGTTCCAGGTCAAACCCTGGGACGCGGTGCATAACTCCGTGCTCTTCGCCGCGGCGTCGCTGCTGATCGCGCTGCCGATGGGCGTCGTCGTCGCCGTCCTGACGACCCGAGACTACCGCGGCCGGAAGCTCGTCGACGCGCTGGCGATGGCGCCCCTGTCGGTGTCGGGCATCGTCGTCGGGCTCGGACTGCTCCGTGGCCTGGTGTTCGGCGTCGAGATCGGCGACGCGCGCCTGGCCGTCGGCGGGGCGCTGGCCATCGTCGGCGCCCACGCCGTCGGCGGCTACCCCTTCGTCGTTCGGACCGTCGCGCCGGAACTCGATAGCCTGGACCAGTCCCTCGTCGAGTCCGCACGGGCGCTCGGGGCGCCCCGAGCGCGGACGCTCGTCGACATCGAACTGCCGCTGGTCTGGCCGGCCGTGGTCGCCGGTGCGGCCTTCGCTGTCGCGCTCTCGATCGGGGAGTTCTCGGCGACGATCGTCCTCGCGACCGGGACGAGCCAGTTCACCATGCCCATCGCCATCGAGCGGTTCATCGGCCGACGGCTCGGGCCGGCGACGGCGATGGGCGTCGTCTTGCTCCTGGTCACGAGCGCGAGTTTCCTCGTCATCGACCGGCTGGGGGGTGACGACGTTGGCTTCTGA
- a CDS encoding ABC transporter ATP-binding protein, which yields MTTLASEPAVELDGVTRRYGETTAVSALSLSVREGEFFTLVGPSGCGKTTTLRLLAGFETPTTGTVRFGGQSVAGVPPESRDVGVVFQSYALFPHMTVGENVAYGLNFADPPGGVGRDKRVRDLLELVDLGGMADRDPDTLSGGQQQRVAIARALAPGPEVLLLDEPMSALDAKLRERLRVQVRELQQELGITTVYVTHDQEEALAISDRVAVMRDGTPEQVGSPREIYRRPATPFVADFIGDNNVLSGTVTDLRETAAGRVADVAIGEERLAVGLDGRTAARGDELTFCVRPERLAVGDGENALSATVTSAEFLGETTRVHLDWHGRQLRLRTRSPPTGTATVAFEPADAHVVTIR from the coding sequence GTGACGACGTTGGCTTCTGAGCCCGCGGTCGAACTCGACGGTGTGACGCGGCGCTACGGGGAGACGACGGCCGTCTCGGCGCTCTCGCTGTCGGTCCGGGAAGGCGAGTTCTTCACCCTCGTCGGCCCGTCGGGCTGTGGGAAGACGACGACGCTGCGCCTGCTCGCGGGGTTCGAGACGCCCACGACCGGCACCGTCCGCTTCGGCGGGCAGTCCGTCGCCGGCGTCCCGCCCGAGAGCCGGGACGTGGGCGTCGTCTTCCAGAGCTACGCGCTCTTTCCCCACATGACCGTCGGCGAGAACGTCGCTTACGGGCTGAACTTCGCCGACCCGCCGGGCGGGGTCGGCCGCGACAAGCGGGTTCGGGACTTGCTCGAACTGGTCGACCTCGGAGGGATGGCCGATCGGGACCCCGACACTCTCTCGGGCGGGCAACAACAGCGCGTCGCCATCGCCCGCGCGCTGGCGCCGGGTCCGGAGGTCCTCCTGCTGGACGAACCGATGAGTGCCCTGGACGCGAAACTCCGCGAACGGCTCCGGGTCCAGGTCCGGGAGCTCCAGCAGGAACTGGGGATCACGACGGTGTACGTCACCCACGATCAGGAGGAGGCGCTGGCGATCTCGGACCGGGTCGCGGTGATGCGCGACGGGACCCCCGAGCAGGTGGGCTCGCCCCGCGAGATCTACCGGCGGCCCGCGACGCCGTTCGTCGCGGACTTCATCGGCGACAACAACGTGCTCTCGGGGACGGTGACCGACCTCCGGGAGACGGCGGCCGGCCGGGTCGCCGACGTGGCGATCGGCGAGGAGCGTCTGGCCGTCGGACTGGACGGCCGGACGGCCGCTCGCGGCGACGAACTCACCTTCTGTGTCCGGCCGGAACGTCTGGCCGTCGGTGACGGGGAGAACGCGCTGTCGGCGACAGTCACCAGCGCGGAGTTCCTGGGCGAGACGACGCGGGTCCATCTGGACTGGCACGGCCGACAGCTCCGACTCCGGACTCGCTCGCCGCCGACGGGAACGGCGACCGTTGCGTTCGAACCGGCCGACGCACACGTCGTCACGATCCGGTAG
- a CDS encoding HalOD1 output domain-containing protein, which yields MTNQDVTVAIVEAIAEVEGREPHRLGYSLGTHVDTDAVERLAAMDNREWTLTFSVPDHEITVTGDGTITLDGEVVRELDADLSSEQH from the coding sequence ATGACCAACCAGGACGTGACCGTCGCGATCGTGGAAGCGATCGCCGAGGTCGAAGGACGCGAACCGCACCGACTGGGCTACTCGCTGGGGACCCACGTCGACACGGACGCGGTCGAGCGACTGGCCGCGATGGACAACCGCGAGTGGACGCTGACTTTCTCGGTGCCCGACCACGAGATCACGGTCACCGGGGACGGGACGATCACCCTCGACGGCGAGGTCGTCCGCGAGCTAGACGCTGACCTGTCCTCTGAGCAACACTGA